One Methylobacterium oryzae DNA window includes the following coding sequences:
- a CDS encoding sensor histidine kinase, whose product MSNGLTPTADRIIVASEADWNDAWYLVCMKVSTIGFVVVDARERVATLDALRAAGITDIAAHLDAHPDVADRLRHGMVILDVNEAAVRMFGAGGRADMIGQRTQRFFDPLCTAQVNSARAFAAGATSFQQQAHSVRLDGSRFETLFCVVPRADGATSGLWLASFVDITEHVARQMSLEVLRDELAHVSRISTLGELSASIAHELGQPLSSIGMTAGAMLRLLDRADLDRDLLRRQCQRIVDQVTRAGDIIDRTRRMAAKRDSVRAPVSVAEVLAEAARFVAHDLNRTEIRLTVAPADAAAQVIADRIQLQQVFVNLLMNAIQIHRQARTPGPEIAVETVCRDGSITVDVVDNGPGLDPGTLDRLFDGFFTTRAEGLGLGLRICRTIVAAHGGSIDASPRDRAPGARFSVCLPLAQS is encoded by the coding sequence ATGAGCAACGGTCTGACGCCGACGGCCGACCGGATCATCGTGGCCAGCGAGGCCGACTGGAACGACGCGTGGTACCTCGTCTGCATGAAGGTCTCGACGATCGGCTTCGTCGTCGTCGATGCCCGCGAGCGGGTCGCCACCCTGGACGCCCTGCGGGCGGCCGGAATCACCGACATCGCCGCCCACCTCGACGCCCATCCGGACGTGGCCGACCGCCTGCGGCACGGGATGGTCATCCTCGACGTCAACGAGGCGGCGGTGCGGATGTTCGGCGCGGGCGGCCGCGCGGACATGATCGGGCAGCGCACGCAGCGCTTCTTCGACCCGCTCTGCACCGCCCAGGTCAATTCCGCCCGGGCCTTCGCGGCGGGCGCGACCTCGTTCCAGCAGCAGGCGCACAGCGTCCGGCTCGACGGATCGCGCTTCGAGACGCTGTTCTGCGTGGTCCCGCGGGCGGACGGCGCCACCTCCGGCCTGTGGCTCGCCTCCTTCGTGGACATCACCGAGCACGTCGCGCGGCAGATGTCGCTGGAGGTGCTGCGCGACGAGCTCGCCCACGTCTCCCGGATCTCGACGCTGGGCGAGCTCTCGGCGTCGATCGCGCATGAACTCGGGCAGCCCCTATCGTCGATCGGCATGACCGCCGGGGCGATGCTGCGCCTGCTCGATCGCGCGGATCTCGACCGCGACCTGCTCCGGCGGCAATGCCAGCGCATCGTCGATCAGGTCACGCGGGCCGGGGACATCATCGATCGCACACGCCGCATGGCCGCCAAGCGGGACAGCGTCCGCGCGCCCGTCTCCGTGGCGGAGGTCCTGGCCGAGGCCGCGCGGTTCGTGGCGCACGATCTGAACCGCACCGAGATCAGGCTCACCGTCGCCCCGGCGGACGCGGCCGCGCAGGTCATCGCGGACCGGATCCAGCTGCAACAGGTCTTCGTCAACCTGCTGATGAACGCCATCCAGATCCATCGGCAGGCGCGGACCCCCGGGCCCGAGATCGCGGTCGAGACCGTCTGCCGGGACGGGTCAATCACGGTCGACGTCGTCGATAACGGGCCGGGCCTCGATCCCGGCACCCTCGACCGGCTGTTCGACGGCTTCTTCACGACGCGGGCCGAGGGGCTCGGCCTCGGTCTCCGGATCTGCCGGACCATCGTGGCGGCCCATGGCGGCTCGATCGACGCGAGCCCCCGCGACAGAGCGCCGGGCGCCCGCTTCTCGGTGTGCCTTCCGCTCGCCCAGTCCTGA
- a CDS encoding xanthine dehydrogenase family protein molybdopterin-binding subunit, producing the protein MTDLTPLRRADRREPVRNLSRRGFLGAASGALFLGVGLRLAPAAAQTRAEGPAAVAPKPGTRVTAFLEIRPDDTVRLLSPFVEGGQGINTGLAQTIGEELDLDPVRFAVECAPPGPDYAVVNGLRMTGGSFSTRSSFEAMRRLGATAREMLLRAAAAELAVPQASLTTENGRVIHAASGRSLGYGALAAAALALQPRDDVALKDPKDFRWIGKPVARLDMRDKSTGRAVYSIDIRLDGMVHAAIRHAPHLGTEPEAIANAAEVRAMPGVQAVERLPGAVAVVADTWWRARRAVEALQVTWTRPAPDGVATVSAGFSSAAMLAALRDAGGPGVPAEQAGDPAAAFAGAAKVVEAAYDAPYLAHAQLEPPSAVARFAPDGSLDLWVPNQMPELFQQVAAKTAGLQPDQVRIHSPMLGGFFGRHFHYGPASPFPQAILLAKAAGKPVRVLWSREEEFGMDAVRPLSFARFRAALGPDGMPVALETTAVGEGPIGRWFGALFKGPVDSSVVEGLDRKPYAIPNRRLTYVKVPHPVTIAFWRSVGHSMNDYFYESFLDEIAQAGGQDPFALRMTLLRDSARHRTLLQAVADLAGGWTRGPFRAQDGTRRARGVSMASPFGSETATIAEVSLENGEARVHDLWIAIDPGRVVNPAIVKRQVESAAALGLSSTLLEQVVYENGERQARNFDAYPILDRERMPRVHVAIVESGAPMGGIGEPGLPGVPPAVVNAVAALTGRRLRSLPLAKETLSGT; encoded by the coding sequence CGACACCGTGCGCCTGCTCAGCCCCTTCGTGGAGGGCGGCCAGGGCATCAACACCGGCCTCGCCCAGACGATCGGCGAGGAGCTCGACCTCGACCCGGTGCGCTTCGCGGTGGAATGCGCCCCGCCCGGCCCCGACTACGCGGTCGTCAACGGCCTGCGGATGACCGGCGGGTCGTTCTCGACACGCTCCAGCTTCGAGGCCATGCGCCGCCTCGGCGCCACCGCCCGCGAGATGCTCCTGCGGGCGGCGGCCGCCGAGCTCGCCGTGCCGCAGGCCAGTCTGACCACCGAGAACGGGCGCGTCATCCACGCCGCCTCCGGCCGGAGCCTCGGCTACGGCGCCCTGGCCGCCGCGGCGCTGGCGCTGCAGCCGCGGGACGACGTCGCCCTGAAGGATCCCAAAGATTTCCGCTGGATCGGCAAGCCGGTGGCGCGCCTCGACATGCGCGACAAGTCCACCGGCCGGGCCGTCTACAGCATCGATATCCGGCTCGACGGCATGGTCCACGCCGCGATCCGGCACGCGCCCCATCTCGGCACCGAGCCGGAGGCGATCGCCAACGCCGCGGAGGTCCGCGCGATGCCGGGCGTCCAGGCGGTCGAGCGCCTGCCGGGCGCGGTGGCGGTGGTGGCCGACACGTGGTGGCGGGCCCGCAGGGCCGTCGAGGCCCTGCAGGTGACCTGGACCCGGCCGGCGCCCGACGGCGTCGCGACCGTCTCGGCGGGCTTCTCCTCGGCGGCGATGCTGGCCGCCCTCCGGGACGCGGGCGGACCCGGCGTTCCGGCCGAGCAGGCCGGCGACCCGGCGGCCGCCTTCGCGGGCGCGGCCAAGGTGGTGGAGGCGGCGTACGACGCCCCCTACCTCGCCCACGCGCAGCTCGAGCCGCCCTCGGCGGTGGCGCGCTTCGCCCCCGACGGCAGCCTCGACCTCTGGGTGCCGAACCAGATGCCGGAGCTGTTCCAGCAGGTCGCCGCCAAGACGGCCGGGCTGCAGCCGGATCAAGTCCGGATCCACTCGCCGATGCTCGGCGGCTTCTTCGGGCGCCACTTCCACTACGGGCCGGCGAGCCCGTTCCCGCAGGCGATCCTGCTCGCCAAGGCGGCGGGCAAGCCGGTGCGGGTTCTGTGGTCGCGGGAGGAGGAGTTCGGCATGGACGCCGTCCGCCCCCTGAGCTTCGCCCGGTTCAGGGCGGCGCTCGGGCCGGACGGGATGCCGGTGGCGCTGGAGACCACCGCGGTGGGGGAGGGCCCGATCGGGCGCTGGTTCGGCGCGCTGTTCAAGGGTCCGGTGGATTCCTCGGTGGTGGAGGGCCTCGACCGGAAGCCCTACGCGATCCCGAACCGGCGGCTCACCTACGTGAAGGTGCCGCACCCGGTGACGATCGCGTTCTGGCGCTCGGTCGGGCACTCGATGAACGATTACTTCTACGAGAGCTTCCTCGACGAGATCGCGCAGGCCGGCGGCCAGGACCCGTTCGCCCTCCGGATGACGCTCCTGAGGGACAGCGCCCGCCACCGCACCCTGCTGCAGGCGGTGGCCGACCTCGCGGGCGGCTGGACGCGCGGGCCGTTCCGGGCACAGGACGGCACGCGGCGGGCGCGGGGCGTGTCGATGGCCTCGCCGTTCGGGTCGGAGACGGCGACGATCGCCGAGGTGTCGCTCGAGAACGGCGAGGCCCGGGTGCACGATCTCTGGATCGCCATCGATCCGGGCCGCGTGGTCAACCCGGCGATCGTGAAGCGCCAGGTCGAGAGCGCGGCGGCGCTCGGCCTCTCGTCGACGCTGTTGGAGCAGGTCGTCTACGAGAACGGGGAGCGGCAGGCGCGGAACTTCGACGCCTACCCGATCCTCGACCGGGAGCGGATGCCGCGGGTTCACGTGGCGATCGTCGAGAGCGGGGCGCCGATGGGCGGCATCGGCGAGCCCGGCCTGCCGGGCGTGCCGCCGGCGGTGGTCAACGCGGTCGCGGCGCTGACCGGCCGACGCCTGCGCAGCCTGCCCCTGGCCAAGGAGACCCTCTCGGGAACCTGA